One segment of Trachemys scripta elegans isolate TJP31775 chromosome 1, CAS_Tse_1.0, whole genome shotgun sequence DNA contains the following:
- the NHS gene encoding Nance-Horan syndrome protein isoform X3 encodes MALGCCVLKNAAVSNLDAESKLSVYYRAPWHQQRNIFHPSTRPPCVEELHRHAKQNLRALRREQRNRGDNREQKVPGPISVVVPPFPSFPAIYRQKRKEIKDRHLLTFNSTRSPSPTECCHMTPWSRKSHPPEEEDTDVMLGQRPKNPIHNIPSTLDKQTNWSKALPLPTPEEKMKQDAQVISSCIIPINVTGVGFDREASIRCSLVHSQSVLQRRRKLRRRKTISGIPRRVQQEIDSDESPVARERNVIVHANPDFSSTINRRSGTRDSECQTEEILIAAPSRRRIRAQRGQSVVASLSHSAGNILVLTDNGDAMFTTAVSNRIRSRSLPREGARASEADQDADAKTSVYEAEDFLASQERISKKGNNAINKQGSQEHQPIGLTCSQHLHSPEHNVNERGRSRLSRMADSGSCEISSNSDTFGSPIHSISTAGVLLSSHMDQKDDHQSSSGNWSGSSSTCPSQTSETIPPAASPPLTGSSHCDSELSLNTAPNANEDSSVFITEQYGDHIDKVRGHRASSFTSTVADLLDDPNNSNTSDSEWNYLHHHHDASCRQDFSPERPKDDSLECPSFTSMATYDSFLEKTPSDKADTSSHFSVDNEGYYTSMHFDCGLKGNKSYICNYAAAGSESGRNADVASSLTDCAWQDYVNHRRQGRQSISLKKPKAKPAPPKRSSSLRKSDGSTDLPEKKEPKINSGQHVPHTSREMKLPLEFSNTPSRVENSNLPSKQELSWINQNDSELKNIQFDTTDIPSFKDEGAEQSHYADLWLLNDLKSNDPYRSLSNSSTATGTTVIECIKSPESSESQTSQSGSRATTPSLPSVDNEFKLASPEKLAGLASPSSGYSSQSETPTSSFPTAFFSGPLSPGGSKRKPKVPERKSSLQQPSSKDGTVSLNKDLELPIIPPSHLDLSALHNVLNKPFAYRNQLHAFNHNKQNMVGEALNPNPQPALAITPSVLKSVHLKSINKPEEVKQKDDNTDLLCIQETTLMVTAISPGKMRPLVAKKSISRQYSTEDAIMSYIDSSPVETGPDKLHSEKDSSISVQNNCDQETVTSANVGILEASIMKDQMHPVGEPLPENTQIHNTATEGFQKGLAVLTSDYEVKITYHETEQEGSLDPVQIKQELPAVCEQKLESKPVDETTFQSDLAGGADISNQSKHQFDISQRDDKVPGNISYESEISTVNSLNEKSSEQENDVASGIPTKSASDDSRAEETQGSADDASLKESSPSDDSIISPLSEDSQTEAEDVFVSPNKPRTTEDLFAVIHRSKRKVLGRKDSGDVSVRNRLRASSGASSTSPASSTSPASSVPPASSVGAPTSSQRSPGLIYRNAKKSNTSNEEFKLLLLKKGSRSDSSYRMSATEILKSPILPKSPSELIVDSPQNTDETPQASTPEALSPLSPCSPRVNAEGFSSKSFSMSASSRVGRSRAPPAASSSRYSVRCRLYNTPMQAISEGETENSDGSPHDDRSSQSST; translated from the exons TCCCATCCACCAGAGGAGGAAGACACAGATGTCATGCTAGGGCAGAGGCCGAAAAATCCAATACATAATATCCCTTCTACACTGGATAAGCAAACTAATTGGAGCAAAGCACTACCTCTCCCAACTCCAGAGGAGAAAATGAAACAAGATGCCCAAGTGATTTCCTCTTGCATTATCCCCATCAATGTCACTG GAGTTGGTTTTGACAGAGAGGCTAGTATACGCTGCTCTCTTGTTCATTCACAATCTGTACTACAGCGAAGACGAAAGTTGAGAAGGAGGAAAACCATCTCTGGCATCCCCAGAAGAGTGCAACAAGAAATAG ATTCTGATGAATCACCAGTAGCGAGAGAACGGAATGTGATTGTGCATGCAAATCCAGACTTCTCCAGTACAATCAACAGGAGATCAGGTACCAGAGACTCTGAGTGCCAGACTGAAGAAATTCTCATTGCTGCTCCATCCAGAAGAAGAATCCGAGCTCAGAGAGGTCAAAGTGTTGTAGCCTCCTTGTCACATTCAGCCGGCAACATTTTGGTGTTGACAGACAACGGTGACGCAATGTTCACTACAGCAGTGAGCAACCGTATCCGATCACGGAGTCTTCCTCGTGAAGGTGCTAGAGCCAGTGAAGCTGATCAAGATGCTGATGCCAAAACTTCAGTGTATGAAGCAGAAGACTTTTTGGCAAGCCAAGAAAGAATCTCGAAAAAGGGTAACAATGCCATCAATAAACAGGGTTCACAAGAACACCAGCCCATAGGTTTAACTTGTTCTCAGCACCTTCACAGCCCAGAACATAATGTAAACGAGAGAGGGAGGTCAAGGTTGTCAAGGATGGCAGATTCTGGAAGCTGTGAGATTTCATCAAACTCTGATACCTTTGGGAGCCCCATTCACTCTATCTCCACAGCAGGAGTCCTTCTCAGCAGTCACATGGACCAGAAAGATGACCATCAATCCTCCAGTGGGAACTGGAGTGGAAGTAGCTCAACATGTCCCTCACAGACATCGGAAACCAttcctcctgctgcttctcctccgTTGACTGGCTCCTCACATTGTGACTCAGAATTGTCACTGAACACTGCTCCTAATGCCAATGAAGATTCTAGTGTCTTTATAACAGAGCAGTACGGTGATCACATAGATAAGGTTCGAGGTCACAGGGCAAGCTCCTTCACCTCCACTGTAGCAGATTTACTTGATGACCCCAATAACAGCAACACAAGCGATAGTGAATGGAATTACTTGCATCATCATCACGATGCATCCTGTCGTCAAGATTTCAGCCCTGAACGCCCAAAGGATGACAGCCTAGAATGCCCAAGTTTTACGAGTATGGCCACTTACGATAGCTTTCTAGAAAAGACCCCATCTGACAAAGCAGACACTAGCTCACACTTTTCTGTGGACAATGAAGGATATTATACCTCCATGCACTTTGACTGTGGTCTCAAAGGTAATAAAAGTTATATTTGTAACTATGCAGCCGCAGGCTCTGAGAGTGGCCGGAATGCAGATGTTGCTTCCAGTCTCACTGATTGTGCCTGGCAGGATTATGTAAACCACAGGAGGCAGGGAAGACAGAGCATCTCTCTTAAGAAACCAAAGGCAAAGCCAGCCCCACCAAAACGCAGTTCATCTTTGAGGAAATCTGATGGCAGCACAGATCTTCCTGAGAAGAAAGAACCAAAGATAAACAGTGGGCAGCACGTGCCTCACACTTCCAGGGAAATGAAGCTGCCACTTGAGTTTTCAAATACACCTTCTAGAGTGGAAAACTCTAATCTGCCAAGCAAACAGGAACTCTCCTGGATTAATCAGAATGACAGTGAATTAAAGAACATTCAGTTTGACACCACGGATATTCCATCATTTAAAGATGAAGGTGCTGAACAATCTCACTATGCAGATCTCTGGCTTCTAAATGACTTGAAATCTAATGATCCTTATAGGTCTTTATCCAATTCAAGTACAGCTACGGGTACTACAGTCATAGAATGCATAAAGTCGCCAGAAAGTTCTGAATCACAAACATCCCAATCCGGATCGAGAGCCACCACCCCATCCCTACCTTCTGTTGATAATGAGTTTAAGCTGGCTTCCCCAGAAAAGTTGGCGGGTTTAGCATCACCCTCTAGTGGTTACTCCAGTCAGTCAGAAACACCAACATCCTCTTTCCCGACAGCTTTCTTCTCTGGGCCCTTATCTCCAGGGGGTAGTAAAAGAAAGCCAAAAGTACCAGAAAGGAAGTCCTCATTGCAACAACCTTCTTCTAAAGATGGCACTGTATCTCTAAACAAAGATCTAGAACTTCCAATTATACCTCCTTCTCATCTTGACCTAAGTGCTCTTCATAATGTCTTGAATAAACCATTTGCTTACAGAAACCAGTTGCATGCTTTTAATCACAATAAACAGAACATGGTAGGAGAAGCACTAAACCCTAATCCTCAACCAGCCCTTGCTATTACACCTTCAGTTCTAAAATCTGTTCACCTTAAATCGATTAATAAGCCTGAAGAAGTGAAACAAAAAGACGATAATACAGACCTTCTCTGCATACAAGAAACCACATTAATGGTGACTGCCATTTCTCCAGGCAAAATGAGGCCACTTGTAGCTAAGAAATCAATATCACGTCAGTACTCTACTGAAGATGCCATAATGTCCTATATTGACTCTTCTCCAGTGGAGACAGGCCCTGATAaactgcattcagaaaaagaTTCATCTATCAGTGTACAGAATAATTGTGATCAAGAAACTGTGACCTCAGCAAATGTGGGTATTTTAGAAGCAAGCATCATGAAAGACCAAATGCATCCAGTTGGTGAGCCTTTACCAGAGAACACACAAATCCATAACACTGCTACAGAAGGGTTTCAAAAAGGTTTAGCTGTCCTCACAAGTGATTATGAAGTTAAGATAACTTATCATGAAACAGAACAGGAAGGGAGCCTCGATCCTGTGCAGATTAAGCAAGAATTACCTGCAGTCTGTGAACAAAAGTTGGAATCTAAACCTGTGGATGAAACCACATTCCAATCTGATCTAGCTGGGGGAGCAGACATTAGTAATCAGTCTAAGCATCAGTTTGATATAAGCCAACGTGATGACAAAGTGCCTGGGAATATCAGCTATGAATCAGAGATATCAACTGTAAATTCACTTAATGAAAAAAGTTCTGAGCAGGAAAATGATGTTGCATCAGGTATTCCAACCAAAAGTGCCTCTGATGACAGCAGGGCAGAGGAGACACAAGGGAGTGCAGATGATGCTTCACTGAAAG AATCTTCTCCAAGTGATGATTCCATAATTTCACCATTGAGTGAAGATTCTCAGACTGAAGCAGAAGATGTTTTTGTGTCTCCAAACAAACCTCGCACTACAGAGGATCTATTTGCAGTCATTCACAG ATCAAAAAGAAAAGTACTTGGGAGAAAAGATTCTGGAGATGTTTCTGTAAGAAACAGATTGAGAGCTTCATCTGGGGCTAGCAGCACGTCACCTGCTAGCAGCACGTCACCTGCCAGCAGTGTGCCACCTGCCAGCAGTGTGGGAGCCCCAACAAGCAGTCAGAGGTCTCCAGGTCTTATTTACAGGAATGCCAAAAAGTCCAACACATCTAACGAGGAATTTAAGCTACTGCTCCTTAAAAAGGGCAGTCGATCCGATTCTAGCTATAGGATGTCAGCAACCGAGATACTAAAGAGCCCTATTTTGCCCAAATCTCCCAGTGAGCTAATTGTGGATTCCCCTCAAAACACTGATGAGACTCCCCAGGCATCAACTCCTGAAGCATTATCCCCCCTGTCTCCTTGCTCCCCTAGAGTTAATGCAGAAGGTTTCTCCTCCAAGAGCTTTTCTATGTCTGCATCTTCAAGAGTAGGGCGCTCGCGGGCACctcctgcagccagcagcagccgtTACAGCGTACGCTGTAGGCTGTACAATACGCCGATGCAAGCTATctcagaaggagaaactgagaaTTCAGATGGCAGCCCTCATGACGACCGATCTTCTCAGAGTTCAACATAG
- the NHS gene encoding Nance-Horan syndrome protein isoform X4, producing the protein MLGQRPKNPIHNIPSTLDKQTNWSKALPLPTPEEKMKQDAQVISSCIIPINVTGVGFDREASIRCSLVHSQSVLQRRRKLRRRKTISGIPRRVQQEIDSDESPVARERNVIVHANPDFSSTINRRSGTRDSECQTEEILIAAPSRRRIRAQRGQSVVASLSHSAGNILVLTDNGDAMFTTAVSNRIRSRSLPREGARASEADQDADAKTSVYEAEDFLASQERISKKGNNAINKQGSQEHQPIGLTCSQHLHSPEHNVNERGRSRLSRMADSGSCEISSNSDTFGSPIHSISTAGVLLSSHMDQKDDHQSSSGNWSGSSSTCPSQTSETIPPAASPPLTGSSHCDSELSLNTAPNANEDSSVFITEQYGDHIDKVRGHRASSFTSTVADLLDDPNNSNTSDSEWNYLHHHHDASCRQDFSPERPKDDSLECPSFTSMATYDSFLEKTPSDKADTSSHFSVDNEGYYTSMHFDCGLKGNKSYICNYAAAGSESGRNADVASSLTDCAWQDYVNHRRQGRQSISLKKPKAKPAPPKRSSSLRKSDGSTDLPEKKEPKINSGQHVPHTSREMKLPLEFSNTPSRVENSNLPSKQELSWINQNDSELKNIQFDTTDIPSFKDEGAEQSHYADLWLLNDLKSNDPYRSLSNSSTATGTTVIECIKSPESSESQTSQSGSRATTPSLPSVDNEFKLASPEKLAGLASPSSGYSSQSETPTSSFPTAFFSGPLSPGGSKRKPKVPERKSSLQQPSSKDGTVSLNKDLELPIIPPSHLDLSALHNVLNKPFAYRNQLHAFNHNKQNMVGEALNPNPQPALAITPSVLKSVHLKSINKPEEVKQKDDNTDLLCIQETTLMVTAISPGKMRPLVAKKSISRQYSTEDAIMSYIDSSPVETGPDKLHSEKDSSISVQNNCDQETVTSANVGILEASIMKDQMHPVGEPLPENTQIHNTATEGFQKGLAVLTSDYEVKITYHETEQEGSLDPVQIKQELPAVCEQKLESKPVDETTFQSDLAGGADISNQSKHQFDISQRDDKVPGNISYESEISTVNSLNEKSSEQENDVASGIPTKSASDDSRAEETQGSADDASLKESSPSDDSIISPLSEDSQTEAEDVFVSPNKPRTTEDLFAVIHRSKRKVLGRKDSGDVSVRNRLRASSGASSTSPASSTSPASSVPPASSVGAPTSSQRSPGLIYRNAKKSNTSNEEFKLLLLKKGSRSDSSYRMSATEILKSPILPKSPSELIVDSPQNTDETPQASTPEALSPLSPCSPRVNAEGFSSKSFSMSASSRVGRSRAPPAASSSRYSVRCRLYNTPMQAISEGETENSDGSPHDDRSSQSST; encoded by the exons ATGCTAGGGCAGAGGCCGAAAAATCCAATACATAATATCCCTTCTACACTGGATAAGCAAACTAATTGGAGCAAAGCACTACCTCTCCCAACTCCAGAGGAGAAAATGAAACAAGATGCCCAAGTGATTTCCTCTTGCATTATCCCCATCAATGTCACTG GAGTTGGTTTTGACAGAGAGGCTAGTATACGCTGCTCTCTTGTTCATTCACAATCTGTACTACAGCGAAGACGAAAGTTGAGAAGGAGGAAAACCATCTCTGGCATCCCCAGAAGAGTGCAACAAGAAATAG ATTCTGATGAATCACCAGTAGCGAGAGAACGGAATGTGATTGTGCATGCAAATCCAGACTTCTCCAGTACAATCAACAGGAGATCAGGTACCAGAGACTCTGAGTGCCAGACTGAAGAAATTCTCATTGCTGCTCCATCCAGAAGAAGAATCCGAGCTCAGAGAGGTCAAAGTGTTGTAGCCTCCTTGTCACATTCAGCCGGCAACATTTTGGTGTTGACAGACAACGGTGACGCAATGTTCACTACAGCAGTGAGCAACCGTATCCGATCACGGAGTCTTCCTCGTGAAGGTGCTAGAGCCAGTGAAGCTGATCAAGATGCTGATGCCAAAACTTCAGTGTATGAAGCAGAAGACTTTTTGGCAAGCCAAGAAAGAATCTCGAAAAAGGGTAACAATGCCATCAATAAACAGGGTTCACAAGAACACCAGCCCATAGGTTTAACTTGTTCTCAGCACCTTCACAGCCCAGAACATAATGTAAACGAGAGAGGGAGGTCAAGGTTGTCAAGGATGGCAGATTCTGGAAGCTGTGAGATTTCATCAAACTCTGATACCTTTGGGAGCCCCATTCACTCTATCTCCACAGCAGGAGTCCTTCTCAGCAGTCACATGGACCAGAAAGATGACCATCAATCCTCCAGTGGGAACTGGAGTGGAAGTAGCTCAACATGTCCCTCACAGACATCGGAAACCAttcctcctgctgcttctcctccgTTGACTGGCTCCTCACATTGTGACTCAGAATTGTCACTGAACACTGCTCCTAATGCCAATGAAGATTCTAGTGTCTTTATAACAGAGCAGTACGGTGATCACATAGATAAGGTTCGAGGTCACAGGGCAAGCTCCTTCACCTCCACTGTAGCAGATTTACTTGATGACCCCAATAACAGCAACACAAGCGATAGTGAATGGAATTACTTGCATCATCATCACGATGCATCCTGTCGTCAAGATTTCAGCCCTGAACGCCCAAAGGATGACAGCCTAGAATGCCCAAGTTTTACGAGTATGGCCACTTACGATAGCTTTCTAGAAAAGACCCCATCTGACAAAGCAGACACTAGCTCACACTTTTCTGTGGACAATGAAGGATATTATACCTCCATGCACTTTGACTGTGGTCTCAAAGGTAATAAAAGTTATATTTGTAACTATGCAGCCGCAGGCTCTGAGAGTGGCCGGAATGCAGATGTTGCTTCCAGTCTCACTGATTGTGCCTGGCAGGATTATGTAAACCACAGGAGGCAGGGAAGACAGAGCATCTCTCTTAAGAAACCAAAGGCAAAGCCAGCCCCACCAAAACGCAGTTCATCTTTGAGGAAATCTGATGGCAGCACAGATCTTCCTGAGAAGAAAGAACCAAAGATAAACAGTGGGCAGCACGTGCCTCACACTTCCAGGGAAATGAAGCTGCCACTTGAGTTTTCAAATACACCTTCTAGAGTGGAAAACTCTAATCTGCCAAGCAAACAGGAACTCTCCTGGATTAATCAGAATGACAGTGAATTAAAGAACATTCAGTTTGACACCACGGATATTCCATCATTTAAAGATGAAGGTGCTGAACAATCTCACTATGCAGATCTCTGGCTTCTAAATGACTTGAAATCTAATGATCCTTATAGGTCTTTATCCAATTCAAGTACAGCTACGGGTACTACAGTCATAGAATGCATAAAGTCGCCAGAAAGTTCTGAATCACAAACATCCCAATCCGGATCGAGAGCCACCACCCCATCCCTACCTTCTGTTGATAATGAGTTTAAGCTGGCTTCCCCAGAAAAGTTGGCGGGTTTAGCATCACCCTCTAGTGGTTACTCCAGTCAGTCAGAAACACCAACATCCTCTTTCCCGACAGCTTTCTTCTCTGGGCCCTTATCTCCAGGGGGTAGTAAAAGAAAGCCAAAAGTACCAGAAAGGAAGTCCTCATTGCAACAACCTTCTTCTAAAGATGGCACTGTATCTCTAAACAAAGATCTAGAACTTCCAATTATACCTCCTTCTCATCTTGACCTAAGTGCTCTTCATAATGTCTTGAATAAACCATTTGCTTACAGAAACCAGTTGCATGCTTTTAATCACAATAAACAGAACATGGTAGGAGAAGCACTAAACCCTAATCCTCAACCAGCCCTTGCTATTACACCTTCAGTTCTAAAATCTGTTCACCTTAAATCGATTAATAAGCCTGAAGAAGTGAAACAAAAAGACGATAATACAGACCTTCTCTGCATACAAGAAACCACATTAATGGTGACTGCCATTTCTCCAGGCAAAATGAGGCCACTTGTAGCTAAGAAATCAATATCACGTCAGTACTCTACTGAAGATGCCATAATGTCCTATATTGACTCTTCTCCAGTGGAGACAGGCCCTGATAaactgcattcagaaaaagaTTCATCTATCAGTGTACAGAATAATTGTGATCAAGAAACTGTGACCTCAGCAAATGTGGGTATTTTAGAAGCAAGCATCATGAAAGACCAAATGCATCCAGTTGGTGAGCCTTTACCAGAGAACACACAAATCCATAACACTGCTACAGAAGGGTTTCAAAAAGGTTTAGCTGTCCTCACAAGTGATTATGAAGTTAAGATAACTTATCATGAAACAGAACAGGAAGGGAGCCTCGATCCTGTGCAGATTAAGCAAGAATTACCTGCAGTCTGTGAACAAAAGTTGGAATCTAAACCTGTGGATGAAACCACATTCCAATCTGATCTAGCTGGGGGAGCAGACATTAGTAATCAGTCTAAGCATCAGTTTGATATAAGCCAACGTGATGACAAAGTGCCTGGGAATATCAGCTATGAATCAGAGATATCAACTGTAAATTCACTTAATGAAAAAAGTTCTGAGCAGGAAAATGATGTTGCATCAGGTATTCCAACCAAAAGTGCCTCTGATGACAGCAGGGCAGAGGAGACACAAGGGAGTGCAGATGATGCTTCACTGAAAG AATCTTCTCCAAGTGATGATTCCATAATTTCACCATTGAGTGAAGATTCTCAGACTGAAGCAGAAGATGTTTTTGTGTCTCCAAACAAACCTCGCACTACAGAGGATCTATTTGCAGTCATTCACAG ATCAAAAAGAAAAGTACTTGGGAGAAAAGATTCTGGAGATGTTTCTGTAAGAAACAGATTGAGAGCTTCATCTGGGGCTAGCAGCACGTCACCTGCTAGCAGCACGTCACCTGCCAGCAGTGTGCCACCTGCCAGCAGTGTGGGAGCCCCAACAAGCAGTCAGAGGTCTCCAGGTCTTATTTACAGGAATGCCAAAAAGTCCAACACATCTAACGAGGAATTTAAGCTACTGCTCCTTAAAAAGGGCAGTCGATCCGATTCTAGCTATAGGATGTCAGCAACCGAGATACTAAAGAGCCCTATTTTGCCCAAATCTCCCAGTGAGCTAATTGTGGATTCCCCTCAAAACACTGATGAGACTCCCCAGGCATCAACTCCTGAAGCATTATCCCCCCTGTCTCCTTGCTCCCCTAGAGTTAATGCAGAAGGTTTCTCCTCCAAGAGCTTTTCTATGTCTGCATCTTCAAGAGTAGGGCGCTCGCGGGCACctcctgcagccagcagcagccgtTACAGCGTACGCTGTAGGCTGTACAATACGCCGATGCAAGCTATctcagaaggagaaactgagaaTTCAGATGGCAGCCCTCATGACGACCGATCTTCTCAGAGTTCAACATAG